Below is a genomic region from Herpetosiphonaceae bacterium.
GCTGAATGGACAGGCCGAGTAGCAGCATCCTGCCCGATCGCAGGTTGGATCATTCAATTATGATGTTATCGTGATATTAACCGCATTTTTGCATTTAGCAGATCAAACGACACACCAGCATACGCACGATCGATATCAAACTTTTTGACAGAGGAGAGGTGAGATATGGAGTGCCGTCTCCCACCACCAATAACAGAAGATCAAATCAGCGCCGCGATCGAGGGCTTCGTCGATCCGGTGGTCCAAAGCCATATCGGGCAATGCCCAAGCTGCAACGTCCGTCTGCAACACGCACAGCAGATGGAAGGTGCGCTAAAGGCAAAGCTCTATCGCTGGGATTGTCCCTCGCCGCAGCGGCTGGGTGAGTACGTCCTGGCAATGATCAGTAGCCAGAGCGAGGAGCGCTCGATCGTTCGGCACCTTGAGCAGTGCGCGGCTTGTAAGAGCGAGGTAGAGGAATTAGGTGGCTTCCTGGTCCCCAACACAGCACCCGACACGGCCACAGTCTCCAAGCCGGAGCCTGCGCGAGAAAAAGAGCGAGGCTGGGCGCATACGTGGCCTCAAGCATTCGGCCAGATCTTCGCGCGTGTTGTACCGCGCACGTCTGCGCTGGCGATGCGTGGCGCGGCAAGCGGCCCAATTATGGCCGAGGCCGACGGAACAACCATCGTTCTGGATGTGCAGCCTGCTTCCGAAGGGCAGGTGACGATCCTGGGCCAGGTTGTGGACGCCGATCAGGATCGCTGGACCGGCGCGCTGGTCGTGCTGCGTCAGGCGGGCAACGTCCAGGCGACAGCGACGGCTAATGACCTTGGCAGCTTTAGCTGCGGACCGCTCGCCGCCGCGCCGGTCGAGCTAATGATCGCCTCGCCGGTTGGTCAGACCGTCGTGCTGCCGGAAATCGACGTATCCGCGTAAGAAGAATCCGCGAACGCGCAGTGCTGCCTACTCGGTCCTGCGCCTGCTCGCACCCCCCTCATCGAGCGGTACGATCTCCCCAGCCGTGAATTGTGTGGTCTTGCCGTCGACTACCGTCGGGTCCAGACCGAACCGATGGGCGCACACAATCCCGCTTCCCTTCGCTCCCCGGTTATACTGACAATCGAGACAAAGCCCAAACTCGGCGGGCGCGTCGAAGTATGTGCAGCGATCGGCTGGGCGGCGCGGCGAGCCGAAGCTGATCAGCTTTAGCTCAGCGCTCAGATCCGGCGCGATGCCGAGCGAACGTCCCTCCTGCGGCTCCGGTAGCTCCGGCAGATCTTCAAGGATCGCGCGGCGGCGGCTACGCTTGTTCGGCACCTGGCACCTCCAGCGTCATCTCAATCCGCGCGCCATGAGTCAGCGTATTATGCACCGTGCATTGCTGCGCGGCGCGCAGCAGCGCTTTCTGGCGGCTGGGCGGCACATCCGGCCCCACCTGCAGCGTCATCTGCATGTGTCCGACACGGTAGGGCTGCTCGGTGTAATCCCAGACGACGACGACGGCAAAGTGATGCAGATGAAAATGCGCGGTCGCGGCATAGTCTTGCATGACCGAGGCGGTACACAGCGCCAGCGAGGCTGCCATCATCTGCAACGGGCCGAAAGGATCGCCGATCACCTCCAGCCCATGCTCCCCATCGATCTCCAGCCGAATATGCTTGTCGTCCACAACATGAAGCTGCATCAGGAAACCTCCTTGACCGATGACTCTCGCGGATCGGGTGGCGCTGGCGAGACAGACTCCGTGTGCCAGGTGCTCGGCGGATACGCCACGACGGTATGCTCTTCGCCGTGCTCTGCGCGGTGATGCCGGATCAATCCTTTGCGCCAGTTGCTCTGCTGCACTACCGTCACCTGCTCGTTCCACCAGCCGCCCGTCTCGTAGAGCGGCAGCAGATAGCGCTTGACAGCCTTGGCGATGATCGTGGCGATGATCGCGGCGGCAGGGATCGAGAACAAGATGCCCGCCACGCCGTAGATCCGCGCGCCCAGCAGCACGGCAAACAGCACCAGCAGCGGGTTAATCCCCAGCTCGCGGCTCATCACGCGCGGCATCAAGACGTTGGTCAGCAGCGTCTGGCCGACCAACAGCAGGCCGATCGCGACGATCGTGCTGGCGATGGGCAGCGTAAAGACGATCACGGCGATCAGCAGGATATTCGCCAGTGCGCCGCCGATAAACGGCAGCAGCCGCAGCAGCAGCACGGCCATGACCCACAGCGCCGCATTCGGGATGCGAAAGCCGAAGATCAGCGCGGCGCTGGCAAGCGTGCCGATCGCGACGACGTAGAAGTAGCCGCGAATATACGA
It encodes:
- a CDS encoding OsmC family protein, producing MQLHVVDDKHIRLEIDGEHGLEVIGDPFGPLQMMAASLALCTASVMQDYAATAHFHLHHFAVVVVWDYTEQPYRVGHMQMTLQVGPDVPPSRQKALLRAAQQCTVHNTLTHGARIEMTLEVPGAEQA
- a CDS encoding AI-2E family transporter, with amino-acid sequence MGRITVPRYLIILISAIAALWLIQQVFQLIYRIADILLVFGLAWLLKLLLDPLIRRLERWRMPRGGAITIAYILVIGGLVSGFVWLVPQLTLLAQEIPVLANQIARSAENTALWLQQRGVEIDPNAITAQVVGASTSVASLFAQRAFDVAQSFAGVLGRIALVITVSVYMSLTSGRMIDMLRPVIPPRWRDEYDGFVRDVTTTYSSYIRGYFYVVAIGTLASAALIFGFRIPNAALWVMAVLLLRLLPFIGGALANILLIAVIVFTLPIASTIVAIGLLLVGQTLLTNVLMPRVMSRELGINPLLVLFAVLLGARIYGVAGILFSIPAAAIIATIIAKAVKRYLLPLYETGGWWNEQVTVVQQSNWRKGLIRHHRAEHGEEHTVVAYPPSTWHTESVSPAPPDPRESSVKEVS